A window of Gouania willdenowi chromosome 12, fGouWil2.1, whole genome shotgun sequence contains these coding sequences:
- the morn5 gene encoding MORN repeat-containing protein 5 — protein MEFTGSTFKGETKDGRMDGEGEYTFPTGTKYVGQMKDGTFNGKGVLHFTNGSKYEATWENGMAKQGSLSFADGLQYEESDWEYCNGYDRRFYSERCNGLRPAGESQITDFHPPRPIPDGCYDCGDGFYDPTHRVVTSYSGRFLRNADDCEHQRIVLTCRKA, from the exons atggAGTTTACTGGAAGCACTTTCAAAGGAGAAACCAAAGATGGCAG GATGGATGGAGAGGGCGAGTACACGTTCCCTACAGGCACTAAGTATGTGGGACAGATGAAAGATGGCACGTTCAATGGCAAAGGGGTGCTTCATTTTACAAACGGGAGCAAATATGAGGCCACCTGGGAGAATGGCATGGCCAAACAG GGTTCACTCTCCTTTGCTGATGGTCTGCAGTATGAAGAGAGTGACTGGGAATACTGCAATGGTTATGACAGGCGCTTTTATAGTGAGAGATGCAATGGACTCAGACCTGCAG GTGAATCTCAGATAACAGATTTCCATCCTCCACGGCCTATTCCTGACGGATGTTATGACTGCGGAGATGGTTTCTATGACCCCACACACAGAGTTGTCACCTCCTACAGTGGCAGATTCCTCAGGAATGCCG
- the ndufa8 gene encoding NADH dehydrogenase [ubiquinone] 1 alpha subcomplex subunit 8, giving the protein MPTIPEIPTAQELKVDEISVSSAVLKAAAHHFGSQCDTPNKEFMLCRWEEKDPRKCLEEGRKVNECALNFFRQIKGNCAESFTEYWTCLDYSNLAELRLCRKQQQVFDSCVLDKLGWERPALGDMSKVTKVATSRPLPENPYHSRPLPEPNPPIEGKLEPAKYGSRLFFWNW; this is encoded by the exons ATGCCCACGATTCCGGAAATCCCCACGGCCCAGGAGCTGAAAGTAGACGAG ATAAGTGTGTCATCTGCAGTGCTCAAAGCTGCTGCACACCATTTTGGCTCCCAGTGTGATACACCCAACAAAGAGTTCATGCTGTGCCGCTGGGAGGAGAAAGATCCTAGGAAGTGTCTAGAAGAAGGGAGGAAAGTCAATGAGTGTGCACTGAACTTCTTCAG GCAAATCAAGGGAAACTGTGCAGAGTCCTTCACTGAGTACTGGACCTGTCTGGATTACTCCAACTTGGCAGAGCTCCGTCTGTGCCGTAAACAGCAGCAAGTCTTTGACAGCTGCGTCCTGGATAAACTTGGCTGGGAGAGACCTGCTCTGGGAGATATGTCCAAG gtGACCAAAGTGGCGACCTCCCGGCCACTCCCAGAAAACCCCTACCACTCTCGACCTCTACCCGAGCCCAACCCCCCCATAGAGGGCAAATTGGAGCCTGCCAAGTACGGCAGCAGACTTTTCTTTTGGAACTGGTGA